From Oncorhynchus masou masou isolate Uvic2021 unplaced genomic scaffold, UVic_Omas_1.1 unplaced_scaffold_6426, whole genome shotgun sequence:
caccatctggcagtcctacagacaaatctgggtttggcggatgccaggagaatgctacctgccccaatgcatagtgccaactgtaaagtttggtggaggaggaataatggtctggggctgtttttcatggttcgggctagaccccttagttctagtgaagggaaatcttaacactacagcatacaatgatattctagatgattctgtgcttccaacactGTGTCAACATTTTGGAGAAGActgtttcctgtttcagcatgacaatgcacaaaggtccatacagaaatggtttgtcgagatcggtgtggaagaacttgactggtctgcacaatgccctgacatcaaccccatcgaacagctTTGGGATGAAATGGAGCACAGTCCTTATCACCTAACATCAGCTCCgacctcaccaatgctcttgtggctgaatggaagcaagtccccgcagcaatgttccaacatctagtggaaaaccttcccagaagagtagaggctgttatagcagcaactccatattaatgcccatgattttggaaggtgaagtttgacaagcaggtgtccacatacagttGGTCGTGTAGTGTATCGAGCACGCAATGACCGTAGACATTAATACTGTAAGCAGACTTACGGGCTTCTTCCCGACGACCACCCTCTCCACAGCCTGTACTTGAGACACGTGGTCATCGTTGGTGCGCAGCTCCCACTTCTCTATCCGATGGTAGATTCCCGTTAGCAGGTCTCTGGGAATGTCCTGACCATTATCCACTCCTGAGGAAACATTAACATCCACAGGGGAAAGTGTGAGAAAAaggggagagataaagaggaaTGGAGATAACGGAGATAAAAACAGATAAGAGAGACATTTAAATGGAGATAAATAAATGTAGTTTATTAAAAAAACAAGTTTTGTTTTGAGGAGTCAGAATGAACCGGTAAAAAACAAACATGACCCCCTCATTACACCATGTAGAGAAACAACCTAAACATCCATCCCAGAATCCTCCTCACCTCTGAGGTTTTTGATGAAATCCTCAGCTTCATCTTCTTCTCCGGCTTGACGTTGGGAGAGTACATGTCTGTGTTGAGGAGGATGATGGCGAAGGCCAGGATGAAGATGGTGTCAGGGTTCTGGAACTGTCGGATCAGTACCGGGTTACACACACAGTACCGCTgactggatgggggggggggagaagacatggagattgagagaaagagagggagcgaggtagagacagaagagaaggggagatatAAGTCCGGTATATCCAAAACTAAAATGTCAATACAGTATAACATAGAAAACGGACATAAGTCCATAAGTCAGTACATAAGTCCATAAGTCCGTAAGTCCATAAGTCAGCACATAAGTCCATAAGTCCATAAGTCAGTACATAAGTCCATAAGTCAGTACATAAGTCAGTACATAAGTCCATAAGTCAGCACATAAGTCAGTACATAAGTCCATAAGTCAgtcatatgtaaaagtagtggccccagccgacttgtaagtcgctttggacaaaagcgtctgctaaatgggagatattattattatattatagtacATAAGTCCATAAGTCAACACATAAGTCCATAAGTCAGTACATAAGTCAGTACATAAGTCCATAAGTCAGCACATAAGTCCATAAGTCAGCACATAAGTCCATAAGTCCATAAGTCAGCACATAAGTCCATAAGTCCATAAGTCAGCACATAAGTCCATAAGTCCATAAGTCAGCACATAAGTCCATAAGTCCATAAGTCAACACATAAGTCCATAAGTCAGTACATAAGTCAGCACATAAGTCCATAAGTCCATAAGTCAGTACATAAGTCCATAAGTCCATAAGTCAGTACATAAGTCCATAAGTCCATAAGTCAGCACATAAGTCCATAAGTCCATAAGTCAACACATAAGTCCATAAGTCAGTACATAAGTCAGCACATAAGTCCATAAGTCCATAAGTCAGTACATAAGTCCATAAGTCAGCACATAAGTCCATAAGTCAGTACATAAGTCCAAAAGTCAGCACATAAGTCCATAAGTCAGTACATAAGTCAGCACATAAGTCCATAGGTCCATAAGTCAGTACATAAGTCCATAAGTCAGCACATAAGTCCATTGGTCAGTACATAAGTCAGTACATAAGTCCATAGTTCAGTACATAAGTCCATAAGTCAGTACATAAGTCCATAAGTCAGTCCATAAGTCCATAAGTCAGTACATAAGTCGATAAGTCAGTCCATAAGTCCATAAGTCAGTACATAAGTCGATAAGTCAGTCCATAAGTCCATATGTCAGTACATAAGTCAGTACATAAGTCCATAAGTCAGTACATAAGTCCATAAGTCAGTCCATAAGTCCATATGTCAGTCCATAAGTCAGTACATAAGTCCATAAGTCAGTACATAAGTCCATAAGTCAGTACATAAGTCCATAAATCAGCACAATAATTGCATAAATcagcacaataaatccataaatcAGCAAATAGAAGTCCATAAATcagcacaataaatccataaatcagcacaataaatccatcaatcagcacaataaatccataaatcagcacaataaatccataaatcagcacaataaatccataaatcagcacaataaatccataaatcagcacaataaatccataaatcagcacaataaatccataaattagcACAATAAGTCCATAAATCAGCACAATAAGTCCATAAATCACCACAATAAGTCCATAAATcagcacaataaatccataaatcAGCAAATATAAGTCCATAAATcagcacaataaatccataaatcagcacaataagtccataaatcagcacaataaatccataaatcaccacaataaatccataaatcagcacaataaatccataaatcagcacaataaatccataaatcagcacaataaatccataaattagcACAATAAGTCCATAAATCAGCACAATAAGTCCATAAATCACCACAATAAGTCCATAAATcagcacaataaatccataaatcAGCAAATATAAGTCCATAAATcagcacaataaatccataaatcagcacaataagtccataaatcagcacaataaatccataaatcaccacaataaatccataaatcACCACAATAAGTCCATAAATCAGCACAATAAATCACCAAATATAAGTCCATAAATCAGCACAATAAATCACCAAATATAAGTCCATAAATCAGCACAATAATTCCATCAATCGGTAGAGAAGGATGCAGGTCCTGGTGCAAAAACTGCAGCCGTGGCTTAAAAAGTCCAGTACAAAATAGTATGTATGTCCCCTAGTATATAAGTATGTCCATTCGTCAGTATAGAAAGTACATAAAAAACCAGTACAAAAAGTAATTAAGTCCAAGTATCTGAAGGCCTCTATCATTTTCTCCAATTTCTGGGCTCTACAAACCGGGGGGTTCGAGGCCTggttgctgattggctgaaagccgtggtatatcagaccgtattctatgggtatgacaaaacaataTATGTTTACTGGTCTAATtaggttggtaaccagtttataatagcaataaggcaccttgtgGGTTTGTGGTATATCACCAATATATCACGGCTAGGGATTGTATCGAGGCTGTattgcttaagaacagcccttacacatggtatataggccatataccacacttcctctgttgttgttgttgttgttgttgttgctttaaCTATATTCTCACCTGAAAGCCTCGATCAGACTCTCCACCTTCTGGGCCTCCCCCTGGACTTTAATCTGGGCCTGGAACTTCCTGAGGGCATCGTCGAGATCCATCCCTGAGAAGTCCAACTCATCTACCACACAactgggcagggagaggagagaggattaaaccctaagcctaaacctaaacctaaacttaaacctggacagggagaggagagaggattaaaccctaagcctaaacctaaacttaaacctggacagggagaggagagaggattaaaccctaaccctaaacctaaacttaaacctggacagggagaggagagaggattaaaccctaagcctaaacttaaacttaaacctgggcagggagaagagagaggattaaaccctaaacctaaacctaaacttaaacctgggcagggagaggagagaggattaacaCTGaaactaaacttaaacctggacagggagaagagagaggattaaaacctaaacctaaacttaaatttaaacctggacagggagaggagagaggattaaaccTGAAACTAAACttaaacttaaacctgggcagggagaggagagaggattaaccctgaaactaacttaaacctggacagggagaagagagaggattaaccctaaagctaaacttaaacctgggcagggagaggagagaggattaaaccctaaaactaaacttgaacttaaacctgggcagggagaggagagatgattaaccctaaacctaaacctaaacttaaacctggacagggagaggagagaggattaaaccctaaacctaaacctaaacttaaacctggacagggagaggagagaggattaaccctaagcctaaacctaaacttaaacctggacagggagaggagaggattaaaccctaagcctaaacctaaacttaaatctggacagggagaagagagaggattaaaccctaagcctaaacctaaacttaaatctggacagggagaagagagaggattaaaccctaaaactaaacttaaacctggacagggagaggagagaggattaaaccctaagcctaaacctaaacttaaatctggacagggagaagagagaggattaaaccctaaaactaaacttaaacctgggcagggagaagagagaggattaaccctaagcctaaacctaaacttaaacctggacagggagaagagagaggattaaccctaaacctaaacctaaacttaaatctggacagggagaggagagaggattaaaccctaagcctaaacctaaacttaaacctggacagggagaagagagaggattaaccctaaacctaaacttaaacctggacaggtagaggagagaggattaaaccctaaacctaaacctaaacttaaatctggacagggagaggagagaggattaaaccctaagcctaaacctaaacttaaatctgggcagggagaagagagaggattaaccctaaacctaaacttaaacttaaacctgggcagggaaaagagagaggattaaaccctaaacctaaacctaaatttaaacctggacagggagaagagagaggattaaccctaaaactaaacttgaacttaaacctgggcagggagaggagagaggattaaaccgtaagcctaaacctaaacttaaacctggacagggagagagagaggattaaccctaaacctaaacttaaacctggacagggagaagagagaggattaaccctaaacctaaacttaaacctggacagggagaagagagaggattaaccctaaacctaaacttaaacctgggcagggagaggagagaggattaaaccctaaacctaaacctaaacttaaacctgggcagggagaagagagaggattaaaccctaaacctaaacttaaacctgggcagggagaagagagaggattaaccctaagcctaaacctaaacttaaacctggacagggagaagagagaggattaaccctaaacctaaacctaaacttaaatctggacagggagaggagagaggattaaaccctaagcctaaacctaaacttaaacctggacagggagaagagagagggattaaccctaaacctaaacttaaacctggacagggagaggagaggattaaaccctaaacctaaacctaaacttaaatctggacagggagaggagagaggattaaaccctaagcctaaacctaaactttaaatctggacagggagaagaaagaggattaaaccctaagcctaaacctaaacttaaatctggacagggagaggagagaggattaaaccctaagcctaaacctaaacttaaatctgggcagggagaagagagaggattaaccctaaacctaaacttaaacttaaacctgggcagggaaaagagagaggattaaaccctaaacctaaacctaaatttaaacctggacagggagaagagagaggattaaccctaaaactaaacttgaacttaaacctgggcagggagaggagagaggattaaaccgtaagcctaaacctaaacttaaacctggacagggagaagagagaggattaaccctaaacctaaacttaaacctggacagggagaagagagaggattaaccctaaacctaaacttaaacctggacagggagaagagagaggattaaccctaaacctaaacttaaacttaaacctgggcagggagaggagagaggattaaccctaaaactaaacttaaacctggacagggagaagagagaggattaaccctaaacctaaacttaaacctgggcagggagaggagagaggattaaaccctaaacctgaacttaaacttaaacctgggcagggagaggagagaggattaaccctaaaccttaacctaaacttaaacctggacagggagaagagagaggattaaccctaaacctaaacttaaacctgggcagggaaaagagagaggattaaaccctaaacctatACCTAAatttaaacctggacagggagaagagagaggattaaccctaaaactaaacttgaacttaaacctgggcagggagaggagagaggattaaaccctaagcctaaacctaaacttaaacctggacagggagaagagagaggattaaccctaaacctaaacttaaacctggacatggagaagagagaggattaacaataaacctaaacttaaacctggacagggagaagagagaggattaatcctaaacctaaacttaaacttaaacctgggcagggagaggagagaggattaaccctaaaactaaacttaaacctgggcagggagaggagagaggattaaaccctGAAACtaacttaaacctggacagggagaagagagaggattaaccctaaagctaaacttaaacctgggcagggagaggagagaggattaaaccctaaaactaaacttgaacttaaacctgggcagggagaggagagacgattaaccctaaacctaaacctaaacttaaacctggacagggagaggagagaggattaaaccctaaacctaaacctaaacttaaacctggacagggagaggagagaggattaaccctaagcctaaacctaaacttaaacctggacagggagaggagagaggattaaaccctaagcctaaacctaaacttaaatctggacagggagaagagagaggattaaaccctaagcctaaacctaaacttaaatctggacagggagaagagagaggattaaaccctaaaactaaacttaaacctggacagggagaggagagaggattaaaccctaaacctaaacctaaacttaaatctggaaagggagaggagagaggattaaaccctaagcctaaacctaaactttaaatctggacagggagaagaaagaggattaaaccctaagcctaaacctaaacttaaatctgggcagggagaagagagaggattaaccctaaacctaaacttaaacttaaacctgggcagggaaaagagagaggattaaaccctaaacctaaacctaaatttaaacctggacagggagaagagagaggattaaccctaaaactaaacttgaacttaaacctgggcagggagaggagagaggattaaaccgtaagcctaaacctaaacttaaacatggacagggagaagagagaggattaaccctaaacctaaacttaaacctggacagggagaagagagaggattaaccctaaacctaaacttaaacctggacagggagaagagagaggattaaccctaagcctaaacctaaacttaaacctggacagggagaagagagaggattaaccctaaacctaaacttaaacctggacagggagaagagagaggattaaaccctaaacctaaacctaaacttaaacctgggcagggagaagagagaggattaaccctaagcctaaacctaaacttaaacctggacagggagaagagagaggattaaccctaaacctaaacctaaacttaaatctggacagggagaggagagaggattaaaccctaagcctaaacctaaacttaaacctggacagggagaagagagaggattaaccctaaacctaaacttaaacctggacagggagaggagagaggattaaaccctaaacctaaacctaaacttaaatctggacagggagaggagagaggattaaaccctaagcctaaacctaaactttaaatctggacagggagaagaaagaggattaaaccctaagcctaaacctaaacttaaatctggacagggagaggagagaggattaaaccctaagcctaaacctaaacttaaatctgggcagggagaagagagaggattaaccctaaacctaaacttaaacttaaacctgggaagggaaaagagagaggattaaaccctaaacctaaacctaaatttaaacctggacagggagaagagagaggattaaccccTAAAACTAAACTTGAACTTAAAcctgggcaggagagggagaggattaaaccgtaagcctaaacctaaacttaaacctggacagggagaagagagaggattaaccctaaacctaaacttaaacctggacaggggaagagagaggttaaccctaaacctaaacttaaacctggacagggagaagagagaggattaaccctaaacctaaacttaaacttaaacctgggcagggagaggagagaggattaaccctaaaactaaacttaaacct
This genomic window contains:
- the LOC135536600 gene encoding IQ motif and SEC7 domain-containing protein 1-like gives rise to the protein MDLDDALRKFQAQIKVQGEAQKVESLIEAFSQRYCVCNPVLIRQFQNPDTIFILAFAIILLNTDMYSPNVKPEKKMKLRISSKTSEEWIMVRTFPETC